One region of Polypterus senegalus isolate Bchr_013 chromosome 11, ASM1683550v1, whole genome shotgun sequence genomic DNA includes:
- the LOC120539393 gene encoding uncharacterized protein LOC120539393 isoform X1, with amino-acid sequence MKTFMLLAVLLSLALSSQAAGLNLENIVQGLNDLADNKRELEVGNVEDESQDMQEGEMGLNLENIVQGLNDLADNKRELEVGNVEDESQDMQEGEMADESELQDDSIQLEAQGDDLQQKRELDFEENENENEEDLLSQRELGEKSVDLQNENTEANSKRWYGCRYSHRWVVCKRVLHCRRRHFKRCTSTSCVHRFHKVCVIQRKSCVRRKYCHYYKHCRKCYYSTYRKFI; translated from the exons ATGAAGACCTTCATGCTGCTAGCTGTCCTTCTTTCACTTGCACTCTCAAGCCAGGCAGCAG GTTTGAACCTTGAAAATATTGTTCAAGGGCTGAATGATCTGGCTGATAACAAAAGAGAACTTG AGGTGGGAAATGTTGAGGATGAATCACAGGACATGCAAGAGGGAGAGATGG GTTTGAACCTTGAAAATATTGTTCAAGGGCTGAATGATCTGGCTGATAACAAAAGAGAACTTG AGGTGGGAAATGTTGAGGATGAATCACAGGACATGCAAGAGGGAGAGATGG CAGATGAAAGTGAATTGCAGGATGACTCCATCCAGTTAGAAGCACAAGGGGATGATCTACAGCAAAAGAGAGAGCTTG attttgaagagaatgaaaatgaaaatgaagaggaCTTGCTTAGTCAGAGAGAGTTGG gtGAGAAGTCTGTGGATTTACAAAATGAGAATACTGAAGCTAACAGCAAGCGCTGGT ATGGATGCAGATATA GTCACCGATGGGTTGTATGTAAACGAG TTCTCCACTGCAGAAGAC GCCATTTTAAGCGATGCACTTCTA CTTCATGTGTCCACC GTTTCCACAAAGTTTGTGTGATTC agagAAAATCTTGTG TGAGAAGAAAATACTGCCACTATT ATAAACACTGCAGAAAATGCTACTACAGCACATACAGGAAATTTATTTAA
- the LOC120539393 gene encoding uncharacterized protein LOC120539393 isoform X6, producing the protein MKTFMLLAVLLSLALSSQAAEVGNVEDESQDMQEGEMEVGNVEDESQDMQEGEMADESELQDDSIQLEAQGDDLQQKRELDFEENENENEEDLLSQRELGEKSVDLQNENTEANSKRWYGCRYSHRWVVCKRVLHCRRRHFKRCTSTSCVHRFHKVCVIQRKSCVRRKYCHYYKHCRKCYYSTYRKFI; encoded by the exons ATGAAGACCTTCATGCTGCTAGCTGTCCTTCTTTCACTTGCACTCTCAAGCCAGGCAGCAG AGGTGGGAAATGTTGAGGATGAATCACAGGACATGCAAGAGGGAGAGATGG AGGTGGGAAATGTTGAGGATGAATCACAGGACATGCAAGAGGGAGAGATGG CAGATGAAAGTGAATTGCAGGATGACTCCATCCAGTTAGAAGCACAAGGGGATGATCTACAGCAAAAGAGAGAGCTTG attttgaagagaatgaaaatgaaaatgaagaggaCTTGCTTAGTCAGAGAGAGTTGG gtGAGAAGTCTGTGGATTTACAAAATGAGAATACTGAAGCTAACAGCAAGCGCTGGT ATGGATGCAGATATA GTCACCGATGGGTTGTATGTAAACGAG TTCTCCACTGCAGAAGAC GCCATTTTAAGCGATGCACTTCTA CTTCATGTGTCCACC GTTTCCACAAAGTTTGTGTGATTC agagAAAATCTTGTG TGAGAAGAAAATACTGCCACTATT ATAAACACTGCAGAAAATGCTACTACAGCACATACAGGAAATTTATTTAA
- the LOC120539393 gene encoding uncharacterized protein LOC120539393 isoform X3, translating into MKTFMLLAVLLSLALSSQAAEVGNVEDESQDMQEGEMGLNLENIVQGLNDLADNKRELEVGNVEDESQDMQEGEMADESELQDDSIQLEAQGDDLQQKRELDFEENENENEEDLLSQRELGEKSVDLQNENTEANSKRWYGCRYSHRWVVCKRVLHCRRRHFKRCTSTSCVHRFHKVCVIQRKSCVRRKYCHYYKHCRKCYYSTYRKFI; encoded by the exons ATGAAGACCTTCATGCTGCTAGCTGTCCTTCTTTCACTTGCACTCTCAAGCCAGGCAGCAG AGGTGGGAAATGTTGAGGATGAATCACAGGACATGCAAGAGGGAGAGATGG GTTTGAACCTTGAAAATATTGTTCAAGGGCTGAATGATCTGGCTGATAACAAAAGAGAACTTG AGGTGGGAAATGTTGAGGATGAATCACAGGACATGCAAGAGGGAGAGATGG CAGATGAAAGTGAATTGCAGGATGACTCCATCCAGTTAGAAGCACAAGGGGATGATCTACAGCAAAAGAGAGAGCTTG attttgaagagaatgaaaatgaaaatgaagaggaCTTGCTTAGTCAGAGAGAGTTGG gtGAGAAGTCTGTGGATTTACAAAATGAGAATACTGAAGCTAACAGCAAGCGCTGGT ATGGATGCAGATATA GTCACCGATGGGTTGTATGTAAACGAG TTCTCCACTGCAGAAGAC GCCATTTTAAGCGATGCACTTCTA CTTCATGTGTCCACC GTTTCCACAAAGTTTGTGTGATTC agagAAAATCTTGTG TGAGAAGAAAATACTGCCACTATT ATAAACACTGCAGAAAATGCTACTACAGCACATACAGGAAATTTATTTAA
- the LOC120539393 gene encoding uncharacterized protein LOC120539393 isoform X5 has protein sequence MKTFMLLAVLLSLALSSQAAGLNLENIVQGLNDLADNKRELEVGNVEDESQDMQEGEMEVGNVEDESQDMQEGEMDESELQDDSIQLEAQGDDLQQKRELDFEENENENEEDLLSQRELGEKSVDLQNENTEANSKRWYGCRYSHRWVVCKRVLHCRRRHFKRCTSTSCVHRFHKVCVIQRKSCVRRKYCHYYKHCRKCYYSTYRKFI, from the exons ATGAAGACCTTCATGCTGCTAGCTGTCCTTCTTTCACTTGCACTCTCAAGCCAGGCAGCAG GTTTGAACCTTGAAAATATTGTTCAAGGGCTGAATGATCTGGCTGATAACAAAAGAGAACTTG AGGTGGGAAATGTTGAGGATGAATCACAGGACATGCAAGAGGGAGAGATGG AGGTGGGAAATGTTGAGGATGAATCACAGGACATGCAAGAGGGAGAGATGG ATGAAAGTGAATTGCAGGATGACTCCATCCAGTTAGAAGCACAAGGGGATGATCTACAGCAAAAGAGAGAGCTTG attttgaagagaatgaaaatgaaaatgaagaggaCTTGCTTAGTCAGAGAGAGTTGG gtGAGAAGTCTGTGGATTTACAAAATGAGAATACTGAAGCTAACAGCAAGCGCTGGT ATGGATGCAGATATA GTCACCGATGGGTTGTATGTAAACGAG TTCTCCACTGCAGAAGAC GCCATTTTAAGCGATGCACTTCTA CTTCATGTGTCCACC GTTTCCACAAAGTTTGTGTGATTC agagAAAATCTTGTG TGAGAAGAAAATACTGCCACTATT ATAAACACTGCAGAAAATGCTACTACAGCACATACAGGAAATTTATTTAA
- the LOC120539393 gene encoding uncharacterized protein LOC120539393 isoform X2 encodes MKTFMLLAVLLSLALSSQAAGLNLENIVQGLNDLADNKRELEVGNVEDESQDMQEGEMGLNLENIVQGLNDLADNKRELEVGNVEDESQDMQEGEMDESELQDDSIQLEAQGDDLQQKRELDFEENENENEEDLLSQRELGEKSVDLQNENTEANSKRWYGCRYSHRWVVCKRVLHCRRRHFKRCTSTSCVHRFHKVCVIQRKSCVRRKYCHYYKHCRKCYYSTYRKFI; translated from the exons ATGAAGACCTTCATGCTGCTAGCTGTCCTTCTTTCACTTGCACTCTCAAGCCAGGCAGCAG GTTTGAACCTTGAAAATATTGTTCAAGGGCTGAATGATCTGGCTGATAACAAAAGAGAACTTG AGGTGGGAAATGTTGAGGATGAATCACAGGACATGCAAGAGGGAGAGATGG GTTTGAACCTTGAAAATATTGTTCAAGGGCTGAATGATCTGGCTGATAACAAAAGAGAACTTG AGGTGGGAAATGTTGAGGATGAATCACAGGACATGCAAGAGGGAGAGATGG ATGAAAGTGAATTGCAGGATGACTCCATCCAGTTAGAAGCACAAGGGGATGATCTACAGCAAAAGAGAGAGCTTG attttgaagagaatgaaaatgaaaatgaagaggaCTTGCTTAGTCAGAGAGAGTTGG gtGAGAAGTCTGTGGATTTACAAAATGAGAATACTGAAGCTAACAGCAAGCGCTGGT ATGGATGCAGATATA GTCACCGATGGGTTGTATGTAAACGAG TTCTCCACTGCAGAAGAC GCCATTTTAAGCGATGCACTTCTA CTTCATGTGTCCACC GTTTCCACAAAGTTTGTGTGATTC agagAAAATCTTGTG TGAGAAGAAAATACTGCCACTATT ATAAACACTGCAGAAAATGCTACTACAGCACATACAGGAAATTTATTTAA
- the LOC120539393 gene encoding uncharacterized protein LOC120539393 isoform X4: MKTFMLLAVLLSLALSSQAAGLNLENIVQGLNDLADNKRELEVGNVEDESQDMQEGEMEVGNVEDESQDMQEGEMADESELQDDSIQLEAQGDDLQQKRELDFEENENENEEDLLSQRELGEKSVDLQNENTEANSKRWYGCRYSHRWVVCKRVLHCRRRHFKRCTSTSCVHRFHKVCVIQRKSCVRRKYCHYYKHCRKCYYSTYRKFI, translated from the exons ATGAAGACCTTCATGCTGCTAGCTGTCCTTCTTTCACTTGCACTCTCAAGCCAGGCAGCAG GTTTGAACCTTGAAAATATTGTTCAAGGGCTGAATGATCTGGCTGATAACAAAAGAGAACTTG AGGTGGGAAATGTTGAGGATGAATCACAGGACATGCAAGAGGGAGAGATGG AGGTGGGAAATGTTGAGGATGAATCACAGGACATGCAAGAGGGAGAGATGG CAGATGAAAGTGAATTGCAGGATGACTCCATCCAGTTAGAAGCACAAGGGGATGATCTACAGCAAAAGAGAGAGCTTG attttgaagagaatgaaaatgaaaatgaagaggaCTTGCTTAGTCAGAGAGAGTTGG gtGAGAAGTCTGTGGATTTACAAAATGAGAATACTGAAGCTAACAGCAAGCGCTGGT ATGGATGCAGATATA GTCACCGATGGGTTGTATGTAAACGAG TTCTCCACTGCAGAAGAC GCCATTTTAAGCGATGCACTTCTA CTTCATGTGTCCACC GTTTCCACAAAGTTTGTGTGATTC agagAAAATCTTGTG TGAGAAGAAAATACTGCCACTATT ATAAACACTGCAGAAAATGCTACTACAGCACATACAGGAAATTTATTTAA